CTGCCTCCGCGAGCAGCGCGCCGGGGTTGAGCACCTCCGGCCGGTCCAGTTCCTCGGGCAGCAGGAAGGGGAGTTCGGTGCAGCCCAGGATCAGGCCGTCCACCCCCGCCAAGCGCACCGCCCCCACTGCCGCCCGCGCGTGCGCTGCACCCGCCTCGTCCTCGCGGCCCTCCATCACCCGCAGGATTGCGGCGTTCAGGAGCGTTTGCCGCTCAGGGGAGAGGCTTTCCCAGGCGATTCCACGCGCTTCCAGGGGCTCCGCGTACACCTGCGGCCCCCCATGCACAGCACGCCCACCCGGCGCCACCCCCGGCGCTGGACCTCGGCGAGCGTCACGTCGATCATGCTCAGGAGGGGACGGCCCGCCGCCTCTTCCAGCGCGCCCCACATCTTGTGAACGCCGTTGGAGGTGACCACCAGGAAGTCCGCGACTTGGCCCAGCCAGCGCGCCCCCTCCAGCAGCCGCGGGTGGGGCTCGGGCGGCATCCTGAACGCGCCCGTCTCATCCAGCACGGCGGGCGGGTGGCGGTGATACCACACGACCATCGGCGGGTAGCCGGTGCCGAAGTGCGGGGGGACCAGGGCCTGTGAGACGCGGTGAAGTTGCTGCTCGAAGGCCATCGTGGCCTGCGGACCCATGCCGCCCAGAACGCCGATCGTCTTCATCCCCAACCTCCCGGCTGCCGCCCGCGATACCGCAGGTACAGCAGCAACATGGCCGCGGAGGCAACGGTGTACACGCTGTGCAGCACGTAGATGGGCCCGGGGGGCAGGTTCGCCACATACAGCCAGTAAAAGGCGTTGCCCGCGTTGATCATCACCAGATTGGTCAGGCTGTACGAGCGCAGGTCCTTGCTCCGAAGGGCCCGCGCCAGCATGGGTAGATTGCTCAGCACGAAGAGGGCGGTCGCCACCATTCCAGCCAGCAGCGGGACCGAGGTGACCCAGGGGGCGGTCATGGCAGGTGTCCCTTGACCGGGCACCGTCGGCCAGGCGCCCGGGAGGCGCTGAGAAGCTGCAGCCCACAGGCGAGCGGCGGGAGGGAAAGGGGCCGGGCAGCGGGGTGCGACATGAACGTTTTCCTTTCGAGAGGAGTGGCTTTCAAGTCAGGACGAGCAGTTCGTGGAGGCCGCGCATCAGCACGCCGGGTTTCCAGCGCAGCTCCTCCGGTTGAACGGCCAGACGCAGGCGGGGAAAACGGCCCAGCAGCGACCCCAGGGCGATCTGCCCCTCCAGCCGGGCCAGCGGCGCCCCCAGGCAGTAGTGGACCCCGTGCCCGAAGGCGACGTGCCCCCTCACCTCCCGGGTCACGTCGAGGTCGTCGGGGTTCGTAAATTGCCGCTCGTCGCGGTTGGCCGACGCCAGCACCGCGACCACTGGGGAGCCCTGGGGAATGGTTGCCCCGTGCAGGGTCACGTCCTCACGCGCCCAGCGGAGCATCGAGGTCTCGACCGGGCCGCAGAAGCGCAGCAACTCCTCCACGGCGCCGGGCAGCAGGCCGGGGTCCGCGCGCAGCCGCGCGAGTTGTTCGGGATGCTCCAGCAGCGCCAGTACCCCGTTCCCGATCAGGTTCACGGTCGTCTCGAAGCCCGCGACGAGGAGCAGCCACAGCATCGAGAGCAGCTCGTCCTCATCCAGGCGGTCCCCGTCCTGCTGCGCGCGCAGCAGGGCGCTCGTCGGGCTGACGCCGCAGCCGGGCGAGGTGCGCCCGCAGGTAGTCGCCGAACTCCGCGAGCACCCGCAGGACTTCGCCGGACGTGCCCGGCCCGGGCGCGGGATTGGAGACGACGGCGGCGGACCACGCCCGGAAGAGGTCGCGGTCGGCGGCGGGCACCCCCACCATCTCGGCAATGACGGTGAGCGGCAGCGGGAAGGCGTAGGCGGCGATCAGGTCCACCTCGCTGCCTTCCGGAAGGGCCGAGAGCAATTCGTCCGCGACCTGCTGCACGCGTGGGCGCAGGGTCTCGATATACCGTGGGGTGAAGGCCGCCTGCACCAGGGCGCGCAGCCGGGTGTGGTCGGGCGGGTCGAGCGAGAGGAGGTGGCGGTGCAGCAGCCGGAAGCCCGCCTGGGCGCGGGGCTGCCGGGCGAGCTGTTCGGGCGTGAGGGCCGCGAACAAGTCCTTGGCGAAACGCGGATCGCGCAGCACCGTGAGCACGTCGGCGTAGCGGGTGACGAGCCACACCGTCTCGCCGTTGGGGAGAGGAACGGGGTGAATCGGTGTGCCTCCACGCAGCGCGGCGTAGGCGGGGAAGGGGCCAGCCTTGAAGGCGGGGTCGAAGAAGTTGACGGCGGGGAGGGTGTGCGGGGCCGTCATGGACGATCCTCCCATACGACCACTGTGGGAAATTCGTCCGGCCCGCGCAGCAGTTCCAGCGGGTCGAAGGACTCCGTCCTGAGCACTAGGCGACCGCCGGGGGTGTGCCAGGTCGCGCGCGGACGCTGGTCGTACAGCTCGACCGTGATGCCGTCCGGGTCGGGGACGCGCACGCCAACCACCGCGCCACCGTCCGCCGCGAAAGTGGGGGGCTGGTTCCGGTCCACCAGCCGCCGCACCGCCCGCAGGAGCGCCGCCCGGTTGGGGTACAGCAGCGCGAAGTGGTCCAGCCCGGAGCGTCCCCCGGGGGCGGGGGTGCCGTTTGCGCTGTGCCAAGTGCTCAGGGTCACGAGGTTGTAGGGCTCGCCCACCGAGAGGAAGGCGACGCCCGGATGCCCGTGGTCGGCCCCGTTGTCGACGGTGCTCAGGCCGATCACGTCGCGGTAGAAGGCCACCGAGCGGCCAAGGTCGGCGACGCGCAGGTGGACGTGTCCGACGTGAACCTGCGGGGGAAGGGGGTTGGGGGGCGGTCATCTCAGACCTCCTGGAGAGGGGCACCGGGGGACAGTGGGGCGGCGTCCCCGGGAACGTGCGGCGTCGCGGCCAATTCCCCCGTCACGGGGCGGCAGGGAGGCCAGGGCGAAGAGGAGCGCGAGCAGGAGGGAGAGGCTGAGCATGGTTGAACTCCGGGGAAGGGGCGCTTGGGAAAGGCCGAACTCGGTGGGCCAAGCGGCAGCTATCTCAGACGCTCACGAGGGTGTGAAGTTCCTGCACCGAGCGCTTGGGCCGGATACCGGGCGGCAGGTTGGGGTGGACGAAGGTGGCGAAAAACTGGCCCGCGTCCCGCGCTGAAGCCCAGACCTCGACGACCCGCCAGCCGTCCTCGACGGGGTAGGCCGTGTGCATGACGAAGCCCGGGGCCTCCTTCATGGCGCTCCCCAGCGCCGCGATCATGCTCTCGTAGCCCTCCCGCGTCTGGCCGGGAACGTCACCAATAATCAGAACAGCCATCTTTGCCTTCTTTCTGGGGGGTCCCCCCTCAGCAACGGCGGTTACTCTCCGCGCGCCGGGGCCTGGACGGTCAACCCGAGCTGCCGCGCCATCTCCAGGTTGTCCTGCACGGCGTCGTGCTCGACGATCAGGCCGCCTTGCAAGCGGAAGATGTGAACGTGTTGCGCCGTGAAGGACCGGCCGGTGGGCTCGGCACCTGCCAGGAAACCGCCGTGGACAAAGGGCAGGCGCTGCACACCGAGGTGGGTGCCGCGCAACGTGTAGCGCCCCATCACCCGGTCGCCCTCCGCGACGATCTCATGCACCTCGAAGCTCACGTCCGGAAAGGTGGTTTCGATGTCCTCCAGCACGGCCCGGATGTCGTCGCGGGTCGCCGGGAAGCCGTGGCTCCGAACCATTGGGGCGAAGAACTCAAGTTGCGCGGTGAGCCCACGCTGGCGCATCGCCTCGTGCATCCGCTCGATCACCGCCCGGTTGTGCGCCTCGACACCCGGCAGAGCGAGCGGCAATCCGAGCTGCGCCATCATCTCGATGTCGTCGCGGCAGGCGTAGTGCTCGACGATCAAACCGTCCTGAAAGCGGTACATGTGGATGTGCTCCACCGAGAAGGGCCGCCCCGTCGGCGGGAGGCCCACCATGAAGCCGCCGTCCACGGGCAGTTGGCCCACGCCCCGGTGCGTGCCGCTGTAGGCGTTGCGGACGACCACCCACCCACCCTCCGCCACGAGGTCGAGGACGTCGAGCCGCGCGTCCGGGAAACGGGTGCAGATGTCGGTCCAGACGGCGACCACAGCCTCGCGGGGCACCTGCTTGCCGTGGTTGCTGAACAGGGGGGCGAAAAGCTGCGCGCCCGCCGGAAAGTCGCGGCGGCGAAAGGCGTCGTGCATGGCGCGGACGGCGGTCTCGTTGGCGGCGACAGTCTGGAAATCGGTGGCGGTCATGGGGTCTCCTGAGGGCGATAGGGGAGGTGACGGCGACTTCCTCGAGGTGCATAGCTTTTCCGGGTGGGCCTCCTGCACCCGCACCCACGGCGCGGCGGTTAAAGTCACGGGTGAAACCCGGTGCTTCCCGCCGTGCTGCGCGCATGGTGCGTTCCGCAGCGTCTAGAAACCGTCCAGCCCCGGCCTGTCGGGAAAGGTGGCCGACTCCTCCCGTCGGCCGCTGGCGCTCGTCGTCGGGGCCCGGGCGGGCAGCGCCTCCGGGCCGACCGCGACGTACAGGGCAAAGCCCAACAGGGATGGGGGAGGCCGGAAGGATTCAGCTTCGCACCCGTGCCGCAAGGGGCGCGGGGGCCGAGGGCGGGCAGGCAGGGGCCACACCCAGGCCACGCAGGAAGTCCTCCACCCCCTCGGGCGTCGCCAGCACCTCCCAGTACCGGGTCGGATCGTGAACGAGGCTCATGAAGGCACAGGCCAGGTGCGGGTGCTGGGAGCAGGCCGCCAGCAGGGCCAGGCGGTGCGGGGTGGGCGGACGCAGGGCGCTGGTCGTCAGCTCCACCGTGGGCCGCAGCACCTCCCACAGCCTCAGTTCGGTCGCCTGCCTGAAGGTGGCCTCCAAGTTCCCCCCGGCCCCCACGATCTGCTCGCCCAGCACCCAGGCGCAGGCGGAAGCGGCGTTCGCCCCCTGCCCCACGATGGGGTCGTGGGCACACAGCGCGTCCCCCAGCGCCACCGCGTACCGCCCGTTCTCCAGCGGCACGAAGGCCCGGCGCACCACCGGCGTCACCGCCCCTTGCAGGAAGTTCAGCGCCCGGGTCAGCCGGAAGCGCCCGGGGTCCATTCGCCCGAACGACTGCGGAGCGTAGTCGCGCAGCACGCCCAGGAGGGCGGGAGCGACCTCCCCGGACCCGTACCCCGCCCGCGCGAAGTCTTCCAGCGGCCCGCCCGGCACGGCCTCCACCACCAACCCCACACGCCGTCCCTCAAAGGTCAGGCAGGGAATCTCGAAGACCTCGCCCACTCCCGGCGTGAGGCTCAGCCGCACCTCCCGGGGCTCGTCCTCCGTGCCGCCCTCGAACAGGGCGCCGATCAGCAGGCGCTGTGGGGCGGTGAAGGGCGAGCGCTGCGGGTCGCGGGGAAAGAGGCCGCTCAGCCCGCCGCGCCCGGTTGCCACCACCAGCAGGGCGTGGCGGTATCCCAGCCGCCCCAGATCCCAGGCTTCAAGGGTGCCGACCTCGAAGTCCCCGCCCCGGTCCACGAAGTCTTCGAGCAGTCGCGCCTCGTACAGGCGCAGGTCCACGCCGCTCAGCGGTCGGTCAAACCGCGCGGTGAAGCGCAGGGGGCGCTCGCCGCGCACGTCGGTGTGCCAGCCGGTGAGGTCAGAGAGGCCGTCCCAGTGGTTCACCCTGAGCGCCCGTTCGCGGGCCCGGGTGGCGTCCGTGCGCAGCACGAGGCTGGGAAGCCGGGCCCCGATTCGGCTGATGGGCGGTCCCTCGCCGTAAAGGGTGACGGGCAGGCCGTGGTGCTGGAGGAAGAGGGCCAGCTGCAAGCCCGCGATGCCGGTGCCCAGAATCCCAATGCTGTCCGTCGTGCGGGTCATGGAGTGCTCCTTTCGGGGTCTGGAGCTGCCCTGGGGACGGGCGGGGACTGGAACCCGCCCGCGGGGAAGGAAATGGGCGACCGGAAAACGCTAGGACAGTCCTGGAGGTGGAAGCTCGCCTCCCCACCGGGCGCCCAGGGCGAGCAGCGGCACGCCCAGCTCCCCCGGGGCCGCCTGCACGACGAGGTGTGACGAGCCCCAGATCAGCGCCACCCCCACCAAGGCGAGCGGGGCGGCGAGGAGAAAGGCGCGGGGGGTGGGCATGGTGCGACCTCGCTTGGCCGGGCAGACCTCAGCTCGAAACGGACCCCCGCCGCCAGCCCTCCGCCATGACCCGCACGGACACGCCGAGCTGTGGGACCATCCCGACGTTGTCGTGCAGGCCGTGGTGGTCGGTGATCAGCCCGCCCCGGGCCCCGTAGAGGTGGATATGCCGCACCGACACTGAGGTAAGGTCCGCCAGCAAGCCGTCGTGGTCGAGGGGAAGGCGCCTGGTGCCCAGGTGGGTGCTGCTGAAGATGCGCGCACGGCCACCCGCTCCCCATGGGAGACGACCTGATCGACGTGAAAGTACGCGTCCGGGGAGGTGGCGGCGATGTCGGCGAACACACGCTCCACCCCCGCCCGGCCCACCTCGCGCCCGGAGTCGTGGGTGTACCCGGCGTAAAAGCTTGCGGCGGCCAGCAGTCCATCCTTATTCGCGGTGGCGAACATGTCGAGGACGGTGCGTTCCTGGGAAGTCGTCATCGGGGGACTCCTCTGGGGTGAGGCCGCGTGGGGAGGGGCAAAAACCCCCTCCCCGCCGCGAGCTTCAGTACTGCGTGAGCATGTAGCA
This window of the Deinococcus apachensis DSM 19763 genome carries:
- a CDS encoding aspartate/glutamate racemase family protein; the encoded protein is MYAEPLEARGIAWESLSPERQTLLNAAILRVMEGREDEAGAAHARAAVGAVRLAGVDGLILGCTELPFLLPEELDRPEVLNPGALLAEAAVRHALSDLHSAPKGGSLPAGKAS
- a CDS encoding aspartate/glutamate racemase family protein is translated as MKTIGVLGGMGPQATMAFEQQLHRVSQALVPPHFGTGYPPMVVWYHRHPPAVLDETGAFRMPPEPHPRLLEGARWLGQVADFLVVTSNGVHKMWGALEEAAGRPLLSMIDVTLAEVQRRGWRRVGVLCMGGRRCTRSPWKRVESPGKASPLSGKRS
- a CDS encoding cytochrome P450, whose amino-acid sequence is MLWLLLVAGFETTVNLIGNGVLALLEHPEQLARLRADPGLLPGAVEELLRFCGPVETSMLRWAREDVTLHGATIPQGSPVVAVLASANRDERQFTNPDDLDVTREVRGHVAFGHGVHYCLGAPLARLEGQIALGSLLGRFPRLRLAVQPEELRWKPGVLMRGLHELLVLT
- a CDS encoding cytochrome P450 yields the protein MTAPHTLPAVNFFDPAFKAGPFPAYAALRGGTPIHPVPLPNGETVWLVTRYADVLTVLRDPRFAKDLFAALTPEQLARQPRAQAGFRLLHRHLLSLDPPDHTRLRALVQAAFTPRYIETLRPRVQQVADELLSALPEGSEVDLIAAYAFPLPLTVIAEMVGVPAADRDLFRAWSAAVVSNPAPGPGTSGEVLRVLAEFGDYLRAHLARLRRQPDERPAARAAGRGPPG
- a CDS encoding ester cyclase, producing the protein MTATDFQTVAANETAVRAMHDAFRRRDFPAGAQLFAPLFSNHGKQVPREAVVAVWTDICTRFPDARLDVLDLVAEGGWVVVRNAYSGTHRGVGQLPVDGGFMVGLPPTGRPFSVEHIHMYRFQDGLIVEHYACRDDIEMMAQLGLPLALPGVEAHNRAVIERMHEAMRQRGLTAQLEFFAPMVRSHGFPATRDDIRAVLEDIETTFPDVSFEVHEIVAEGDRVMGRYTLRGTHLGVQRLPFVHGGFLAGAEPTGRSFTAQHVHIFRLQGGLIVEHDAVQDNLEMARQLGLTVQAPARGE
- a CDS encoding styrene monooxygenase/indole monooxygenase family protein, whose translation is MTRTTDSIGILGTGIAGLQLALFLQHHGLPVTLYGEGPPISRIGARLPSLVLRTDATRARERALRVNHWDGLSDLTGWHTDVRGERPLRFTARFDRPLSGVDLRLYEARLLEDFVDRGGDFEVGTLEAWDLGRLGYRHALLVVATGRGGLSGLFPRDPQRSPFTAPQRLLIGALFEGGTEDEPREVRLSLTPGVGEVFEIPCLTFEGRRVGLVVEAVPGGPLEDFARAGYGSGEVAPALLGVLRDYAPQSFGRMDPGRFRLTRALNFLQGAVTPVVRRAFVPLENGRYAVALGDALCAHDPIVGQGANAASACAWVLGEQIVGAGGNLEATFRQATELRLWEVLRPTVELTTSALRPPTPHRLALLAACSQHPHLACAFMSLVHDPTRYWEVLATPEGVEDFLRGLGVAPACPPSAPAPLAARVRS
- a CDS encoding nuclear transport factor 2 family protein, which encodes MTTSQERTVLDMFATANKDGLLAAASFYAGYTHDSGREVGRAGVERVFADIAATSPDAYFHVDQVVSHGERVAVRASSAAPTWAPGAFPSTTTACWRTLPQCRCGISTSTGPGAG